In one Halichondria panicea chromosome 4, odHalPani1.1, whole genome shotgun sequence genomic region, the following are encoded:
- the LOC135334468 gene encoding protein SREK1IP1-like: protein MASGSNHLSGLWNRLTYKNDQARGACQKCGYSGHLTYECRNFIRTGPSQDIHLDISSTSSDDSDVSVSSTSSPSSASGKGNKKVTKRSRSRSRSKDRKKRKKRTRSSRDRSLEKALKSRDVPRTRLSPHSSDEDNSGEERSSRRRLKPKRKSHKHSSDRKHEKHQHKSSKKKKKKKKHSSHT from the exons ATGGCCTCTGGAAGTAATCACTTATCTG GGTTATGGAACAGACTGACTTACAAAAATGATCAAGCAAGAGGGGCTTGTCAGAAATGTGGATATT CTGGTCACCTAACGTACGAGTGTCGTAACTTCATTCGAACAGGCCCGTCTCAGGACATCCACTTGGACATTAGCAGTACGTCAAGTGATGATAGTGATGTGTCTGTCTcctccacctcctccccctcatCGGCTAGTGGGAAGGGCAACAAGAAAG TAACCAAGAGATCACGATCCAGAAGTCGCTCCAAAGATCGGAAAAAACGAAAAAAACGCACTCGTTCCTCTAGAGACAGGTCACTTGAGAAAGCGTTAAAGTCACGTGACGTTCCAAGGACTCGCCTCTCACCTCATTCGTCTGATGAAGATAATA GTGGTGAGGAGAGGTCTTCAAGAAGGAGGCTGAAGCCCAAGAGGAAGTCGCACAAGCACAGCTCTGACAGGAAGCACGAGAAACACCAGCACAAATCAtccaagaagaagaagaagaagaagaaacaCTCCTCACATACATAA
- the LOC135334463 gene encoding uncharacterized protein LOC135334463 isoform X1 codes for MEPQDQDLLSLPTEVLIKITDTLTGYEKLCLRISCKRYGDTFYSILSDPRAWNSLVWKDCRRRDEDFKALRLLLGLSCSYVQNIYVSYNPNSLKFPLSKFIPKIHSCKQVRYLSLIGMPITLSMLEKLLSALPSLYYVNVSVRQKLEVNQIVCAASKIQHLQIVRITETSTVNFRAAHYVPLAVQHWRENNYLPPNLEFSVSYISFEVVLGQLTSCDHPALLSIYSNCSPVAGNMINKYPILKVSLHPSVEIVTCPAKSVCSSCHASYSLVLSPSNDPVSAIVYKSGIPSPGLTVSFLPPSIKYLSLAGLKELSSTDLTLLSESCPILVCFDISRCENVLLNLQGLADISSNCSGLVALNLKGIDKVESMASLWEVLAVMKKLRYLALKNCLCVPDRSVTPPSTIGERVSHLPPFDVQSRSRIHLSVVRMNLFSLEIDYSQNVYKPLPLDFEMLLPALVRVQHLRILTNSNGTVDLTNILPNLPSLTYMAIRSQDSLPQLTLPTDPDCYSSLKKMYIYCLSEITAQSEVFKALSQSRSLTHLCLSMTDADHFVNSELSNFRHLCECYVMCRYMPGQQSQALYC; via the coding sequence ATGGAACCTCAAGATCAAGACCTGCTCAGTCTCCCCACAGAGGTACTGATCAAGATAACTGACACTCTGACTGGTTATGAGAAACTGTGTCTCCGTATCTCCTGCAAGAGATACGGAGACACATTCTATTCCATCCTCAGCGACCCTCGTGCCTGGAACTCCCTGGTGTGGAAAGACTGCCGCAGAAGAGATGAAGACTTCAAGGCTCTCAGGCTATTGTTGGGACTGTCTTGTTCCTATGTTCAAAATATTTATGTATCGTATAATCCTAACTCGCTAAAATTTCCTCTTTCTAAGTTTATCCCCAAAATCCACAGCTGTAAACAAGTCCGATATCTCTCACTGATTGGCATGCCTATAACGCTCTCAATGCTGGAAAAACTGCTCTCTGCACTGCCGTCTCTGTACTATGTCAATGTATCAGTGAGGCAAAAGCTTGAAGTTAACCAGATCGTTTGTGCAGCCTCCAAAATACAGCACCTTCAAATAGTACGCATTACTGAAACGTCTACAGTTAATTTTCGTGCCGCACATTATGTACCACTAGCTGTTCAACATTGGAGGGAGAATAACTATTTGCCGCCAAATCTGGAGTTTAGTGTTTCATACATTTCCTTTGAAGTTGTCCTTGGCCAACTAACAAGTTGTGACCACCCAGCTCTTCTTTCAATTTATTCCAATTGTTCGCCAGTTGCTGGAAATATGATAAATAAATACCCAATCCTAAAGGTGTCGTTACATCCGAGCGTCGAAATTGTGACATGTCCTGCTAAATCAGTTTGCTCATCTTGTCATGCCTCGTATTCATTGGTTCTATCTCCAAGTAATGATCCTGTCAGTGCAATAGTGTACAAATCAGGCATCCCTTCACCCGGCCTCACTGTCTCATTTTTACCCCCCAGCATCAAATACCTCTCTTTGGCTGGATTAAAGGAGCTATCTTCTACTGATCTTACGTTGCTCTCTGAGTCTTGTCCCATTCTGGTCTGTTTTGATATTAGTCGTTGTGAGAATGTCCTTCTCAATCTACAAGGATTGGCTGACATTAGCTCAAATTGCTCAGGATTGGTTGCTCTGAATCTCAAGGGTATTGACAAAGTCGAAAGTATGGCCTCTCTCTGGGAAGTGCTAGCAGTGATGAAGAAACTTCGCTATTTGGCATTAAAGAATTGCTTGTGTGTTCCTGACAGAAGTGTTACACCTCCAAGTACTATCGGTGAACGTGTGTCCCACTTACCCCCGTTTGACGTGCAAAGTCGTTCTCGTATTCACCTTAGTGTAGTACGGATGAATTTGTTTTCACTTGAAATTGACTATAGTCAGAATGTTTACAAACCCCTTCCACTTGATTTTGAAATGCTTTTGCCAGCTCTGGTACGGGTGCAGCACTTAAGAATCCTAACCAACTCAAACGGAACAGTCGATCTTACCAATATCCTACCAAATCTACCGTCTCTCACTTATATGGCCATTAGATCACAGGATAGTTTACCGCAATTGACTTTACCCACGGACCCAGACTGTTACTCTTCTTTGAAAAAAATGTACATCTATTGTTTGTCAGAAATCACTGCTCAGTCTGAAGTTTTTAAAGCCCTCTCTCAGTCTCGATCTCTGACACACCTGTGCCTGAGTATGACAGACGCTGATCATTTTGTTAACTCTGAATTGAGTAATTTTCGTCATCTCTGTGAGTGTTATGTGATGTGTAGATATATGCCTGGACAACAATCACAGGCACTGTACTGCTAG
- the LOC135334463 gene encoding uncharacterized protein LOC135334463 isoform X2: MEPQDQDLLSLPTERYGDTFYSILSDPRAWNSLVWKDCRRRDEDFKALRLLLGLSCSYVQNIYVSYNPNSLKFPLSKFIPKIHSCKQVRYLSLIGMPITLSMLEKLLSALPSLYYVNVSVRQKLEVNQIVCAASKIQHLQIVRITETSTVNFRAAHYVPLAVQHWRENNYLPPNLEFSVSYISFEVVLGQLTSCDHPALLSIYSNCSPVAGNMINKYPILKVSLHPSVEIVTCPAKSVCSSCHASYSLVLSPSNDPVSAIVYKSGIPSPGLTVSFLPPSIKYLSLAGLKELSSTDLTLLSESCPILVCFDISRCENVLLNLQGLADISSNCSGLVALNLKGIDKVESMASLWEVLAVMKKLRYLALKNCLCVPDRSVTPPSTIGERVSHLPPFDVQSRSRIHLSVVRMNLFSLEIDYSQNVYKPLPLDFEMLLPALVRVQHLRILTNSNGTVDLTNILPNLPSLTYMAIRSQDSLPQLTLPTDPDCYSSLKKMYIYCLSEITAQSEVFKALSQSRSLTHLCLSMTDADHFVNSELSNFRHLCECYVMCRYMPGQQSQALYC; this comes from the exons ATGGAACCTCAAGATCAAGACCTGCTCAGTCTCCCCACAGAG AGATACGGAGACACATTCTATTCCATCCTCAGCGACCCTCGTGCCTGGAACTCCCTGGTGTGGAAAGACTGCCGCAGAAGAGATGAAGACTTCAAGGCTCTCAGGCTATTGTTGGGACTGTCTTGTTCCTATGTTCAAAATATTTATGTATCGTATAATCCTAACTCGCTAAAATTTCCTCTTTCTAAGTTTATCCCCAAAATCCACAGCTGTAAACAAGTCCGATATCTCTCACTGATTGGCATGCCTATAACGCTCTCAATGCTGGAAAAACTGCTCTCTGCACTGCCGTCTCTGTACTATGTCAATGTATCAGTGAGGCAAAAGCTTGAAGTTAACCAGATCGTTTGTGCAGCCTCCAAAATACAGCACCTTCAAATAGTACGCATTACTGAAACGTCTACAGTTAATTTTCGTGCCGCACATTATGTACCACTAGCTGTTCAACATTGGAGGGAGAATAACTATTTGCCGCCAAATCTGGAGTTTAGTGTTTCATACATTTCCTTTGAAGTTGTCCTTGGCCAACTAACAAGTTGTGACCACCCAGCTCTTCTTTCAATTTATTCCAATTGTTCGCCAGTTGCTGGAAATATGATAAATAAATACCCAATCCTAAAGGTGTCGTTACATCCGAGCGTCGAAATTGTGACATGTCCTGCTAAATCAGTTTGCTCATCTTGTCATGCCTCGTATTCATTGGTTCTATCTCCAAGTAATGATCCTGTCAGTGCAATAGTGTACAAATCAGGCATCCCTTCACCCGGCCTCACTGTCTCATTTTTACCCCCCAGCATCAAATACCTCTCTTTGGCTGGATTAAAGGAGCTATCTTCTACTGATCTTACGTTGCTCTCTGAGTCTTGTCCCATTCTGGTCTGTTTTGATATTAGTCGTTGTGAGAATGTCCTTCTCAATCTACAAGGATTGGCTGACATTAGCTCAAATTGCTCAGGATTGGTTGCTCTGAATCTCAAGGGTATTGACAAAGTCGAAAGTATGGCCTCTCTCTGGGAAGTGCTAGCAGTGATGAAGAAACTTCGCTATTTGGCATTAAAGAATTGCTTGTGTGTTCCTGACAGAAGTGTTACACCTCCAAGTACTATCGGTGAACGTGTGTCCCACTTACCCCCGTTTGACGTGCAAAGTCGTTCTCGTATTCACCTTAGTGTAGTACGGATGAATTTGTTTTCACTTGAAATTGACTATAGTCAGAATGTTTACAAACCCCTTCCACTTGATTTTGAAATGCTTTTGCCAGCTCTGGTACGGGTGCAGCACTTAAGAATCCTAACCAACTCAAACGGAACAGTCGATCTTACCAATATCCTACCAAATCTACCGTCTCTCACTTATATGGCCATTAGATCACAGGATAGTTTACCGCAATTGACTTTACCCACGGACCCAGACTGTTACTCTTCTTTGAAAAAAATGTACATCTATTGTTTGTCAGAAATCACTGCTCAGTCTGAAGTTTTTAAAGCCCTCTCTCAGTCTCGATCTCTGACACACCTGTGCCTGAGTATGACAGACGCTGATCATTTTGTTAACTCTGAATTGAGTAATTTTCGTCATCTCTGTGAGTGTTATGTGATGTGTAGATATATGCCTGGACAACAATCACAGGCACTGTACTGCTAG